In Pseudomonas fluorescens, the following are encoded in one genomic region:
- the mreC gene encoding rod shape-determining protein MreC produces the protein MRLLVLVVLSVALMVVDARFSLLKPARSQMSLVLMDAYWITDLPGRLWEGVASQFGSRTELVAENEKLKTENLLLQGRMQKLAALTEQNVRLRELLNSSALVNEKVEVAELIGMDPNPFTHRIIINKGERDGVVLGQPVLDARGLMGQVVELMPYTSRVLLLTDTTHSIPVQVNRNGLRAIASGTGNPERLELRHVADTADIKEGDLLVSSGLGQRFPAGYPVATVKEVIHDSGQPFAIVRAIPTAALNRSRYLLLVFSDNRTAEERANDAAQAQESLDAQGGGPTIPATVPKLVSPAVPAAPAAAPVIPATAAPAATAPAKPATTPAKPAASHPAAAKPPAAQPAAAKPAAKPPVSAPATPVGRE, from the coding sequence GTGCGCCTGTTGGTGCTGGTCGTGCTATCGGTCGCGCTGATGGTGGTCGATGCCCGTTTCAGTCTGCTCAAGCCTGCACGCAGCCAGATGTCGCTGGTGCTGATGGACGCTTACTGGATCACCGACCTGCCCGGACGACTGTGGGAAGGCGTTGCCAGTCAGTTTGGCAGCCGGACCGAACTCGTCGCCGAAAACGAAAAACTCAAGACCGAGAACCTGCTGTTGCAGGGGCGCATGCAGAAGCTTGCCGCCCTGACCGAGCAGAACGTTCGGCTGCGCGAATTGCTCAACTCTTCGGCACTGGTCAACGAGAAGGTCGAAGTGGCCGAGTTGATCGGTATGGACCCCAACCCTTTCACCCATCGCATCATCATCAATAAAGGTGAGCGCGACGGCGTGGTCCTCGGTCAGCCGGTACTCGATGCCCGTGGCCTGATGGGCCAGGTGGTCGAGTTGATGCCCTACACCTCCCGTGTCTTGCTGCTGACCGATACCACCCACAGCATTCCGGTGCAGGTGAACCGTAACGGTTTGCGGGCGATCGCCAGTGGCACCGGCAACCCGGAGCGTCTCGAGTTGCGGCATGTGGCCGATACCGCCGATATCAAGGAAGGCGACTTGCTGGTCAGCTCCGGTCTCGGTCAGCGTTTCCCGGCCGGTTACCCGGTGGCGACGGTCAAGGAAGTGATTCACGATTCCGGCCAGCCGTTTGCCATTGTCCGCGCCATTCCGACCGCCGCCTTGAACCGTAGCCGTTACCTGCTGCTGGTGTTCAGCGACAACCGGACTGCCGAAGAGCGCGCCAACGACGCCGCACAGGCTCAGGAAAGCCTGGATGCACAGGGTGGTGGGCCGACCATTCCGGCGACGGTTCCGAAACTGGTCAGCCCCGCGGTCCCCGCTGCACCGGCCGCCGCACCGGTGATTCCTGCCACGGCGGCGCCTGCGGCCACCGCACCAGCCAAACCAGCCACCACGCCAGCCAAGCCCGCGGCCTCGCATCCTGCGGCGGCTAAACCGCCGGCGGCGCAACCCGCTGCCGCGAAGCCTGCCGCCAAACCGCCAGTCTCCGCGCCGGCCACTCCAGTGGGGAGAGAATAA
- the gatC gene encoding Asp-tRNA(Asn)/Glu-tRNA(Gln) amidotransferase subunit GatC, producing MALERSDVEKIAHLACLGLNDADLPHITSALNSILGLVDEMQAVNTDGIEPLAHPLEASQRLRADVVTETNHREAYQSIAPAVENGLYLVPKVID from the coding sequence ATGGCGCTTGAACGCTCCGACGTGGAAAAAATCGCTCATCTGGCCTGCCTAGGCCTCAATGATGCCGATCTTCCACACATCACTTCGGCCCTCAACAGCATTCTCGGGCTGGTCGACGAAATGCAAGCGGTCAATACCGACGGTATCGAACCGCTGGCCCACCCACTGGAAGCCAGCCAGCGCCTGCGCGCAGACGTCGTGACCGAGACCAATCACCGCGAGGCCTACCAGTCCATCGCACCAGCGGTCGAAAACGGCCTGTACCTG
- the mreB gene encoding rod shape-determining protein MreB: protein MFKKLRGMFSSDLSIDLGTANTLIYVRERGIVLNEPSVVAIRTHGNQKSVVAVGTEAKRMLGRTPGNIAAIRPMKDGVIADFSVCEKMLQYFINKVHENSFLQPSPRVLICVPCKSTQVERRAIRESALGAGAREVFLIEEPMAAAIGAGLPVEEARGSMVVDIGGGTTEIALISLNGVVYAESVRVGGDRFDEAIITYVRRNYGSLIGESTAERIKQEIGTAYPGGEVREVDVRGRNLAEGVPRAFTLNSNEVLEALQESLATIVQAVKSALEQSPPELASDIAERGLVLTGGGALLRDLDKLLAQETGLPVIVAEDPLTCVARGGGRALEMMDKHTMDLLSSE from the coding sequence ATGTTCAAGAAACTGCGTGGCATGTTTTCCAGCGATCTCTCCATTGACCTGGGCACTGCCAACACCCTTATTTACGTGCGCGAGCGCGGTATTGTCCTGAATGAGCCATCGGTTGTGGCCATTCGGACACACGGTAACCAGAAAAGTGTCGTTGCTGTCGGCACCGAAGCCAAGCGCATGCTGGGCCGTACGCCGGGCAACATTGCTGCCATTCGTCCGATGAAGGACGGTGTGATCGCCGACTTCAGCGTTTGCGAAAAAATGCTGCAGTATTTTATCAACAAGGTTCACGAAAACAGCTTCCTGCAGCCTAGCCCTCGCGTGTTGATCTGCGTTCCGTGCAAATCCACCCAGGTTGAGCGTCGTGCCATTCGTGAATCGGCACTCGGTGCCGGTGCCCGTGAAGTGTTCCTGATCGAAGAGCCAATGGCTGCTGCGATCGGTGCCGGCCTGCCGGTTGAAGAAGCTCGCGGTTCGATGGTCGTGGATATCGGTGGCGGTACCACCGAAATCGCGCTGATCTCCCTGAACGGTGTGGTTTACGCCGAATCCGTGCGCGTTGGCGGCGACCGCTTCGACGAAGCGATCATCACTTACGTGCGTCGCAACTACGGCAGCCTGATCGGTGAGTCCACCGCCGAGCGCATCAAACAGGAAATCGGCACTGCCTACCCGGGCGGCGAAGTTCGCGAAGTCGACGTTCGCGGTCGCAACCTGGCCGAAGGCGTTCCACGCGCATTCACCCTGAACTCCAACGAAGTGCTGGAAGCTCTGCAAGAGTCCCTGGCTACCATCGTTCAGGCCGTGAAAAGCGCCCTGGAGCAATCGCCGCCGGAACTGGCTTCCGACATCGCCGAGCGCGGTCTGGTACTGACCGGTGGTGGCGCCTTGCTGCGTGACTTGGACAAATTGCTGGCCCAGGAAACCGGTCTGCCGGTGATCGTTGCCGAAGACCCGCTGACCTGCGTTGCTCGCGGCGGTGGCCGTGCATTGGAAATGATGGATAAACACACCATGGACCTGCTTTCCAGCGAATAA